One genomic window of Luteitalea pratensis includes the following:
- a CDS encoding ABC-F family ATP-binding cassette domain-containing protein, translating into MITFSKISKQYGRQVLFVDASFQLNPGERVGLVGPNGAGKTTLFRMIVGEETADEGDISVPRRVTVGYFRQDVEEMSGRSVLDEAIAGSGRAGTLHHELEALQHAMGDPDQADDMDRILERFGEVQEEYDHLGGYALEAQARDVLSGLGFEDAQIDGDVGALSGGWKMRVAMARVLLGKPDVLLLDEPTNHLDIESIVWLENFLKSLPGALLMTSHDREFMNRVVTKIAEIDGGEITVYTGNYEFYERERAQRDTNREAAYARQQAMLAKEQRFIERFSAHAAKAAQVQSRVKALEKIEKVELPKKRKVVQFKFRQPPRSGDKVAVLQGVTKAYGARVVHDGLTMNIQRGERWCVMGKNGAGKSTLLKMIAGALAPDAGQVTLGASLQMGYFAQQSLQLLDADLTIEEQFQKDFPQESIGVLRNLLGAFQFSGDDVDKPIRALSGGERTRLVMARMLLYPPNFLVLDEPTNHLDLATKEMLVDALQDFEGTMIFVSHDRMFLRGLSNRVLELGGETGRQREPHLFLGSYPEYVQRTGHEAPGVHN; encoded by the coding sequence GTGATTACCTTTTCCAAGATCTCCAAGCAGTACGGTCGCCAGGTCCTGTTCGTCGACGCGTCCTTCCAGCTCAATCCCGGCGAGCGTGTCGGCCTCGTCGGGCCCAACGGCGCCGGCAAGACCACGCTCTTCCGGATGATCGTGGGCGAGGAGACGGCCGACGAGGGCGACATCTCGGTACCGCGGCGGGTCACCGTCGGGTACTTCCGCCAGGACGTCGAGGAGATGAGCGGCCGGTCGGTGCTCGACGAGGCCATCGCCGGCAGCGGCCGTGCCGGCACTCTGCATCACGAGCTCGAGGCGCTGCAGCACGCCATGGGCGATCCCGACCAGGCCGATGACATGGATCGCATCCTGGAGCGCTTTGGCGAAGTGCAGGAGGAGTACGACCACCTCGGTGGCTACGCCCTCGAAGCGCAGGCCCGCGACGTGCTCTCGGGCCTCGGTTTCGAGGACGCGCAGATCGACGGCGATGTTGGCGCGCTCTCAGGTGGCTGGAAGATGCGCGTCGCCATGGCGCGCGTGTTGCTCGGCAAGCCGGACGTCCTGCTCCTCGACGAGCCGACGAACCATCTCGACATCGAGTCGATCGTCTGGCTCGAGAACTTCCTGAAGTCACTGCCCGGCGCGCTGCTCATGACCTCGCACGATCGCGAGTTCATGAACCGTGTCGTGACGAAGATCGCCGAGATCGACGGCGGCGAGATCACGGTCTACACCGGCAACTACGAGTTCTACGAGCGCGAGCGGGCGCAGCGCGACACGAACCGCGAGGCCGCGTACGCACGCCAGCAGGCGATGCTCGCCAAGGAGCAGCGCTTCATCGAGCGCTTCTCGGCCCACGCGGCCAAGGCTGCGCAGGTGCAGAGCCGGGTCAAGGCGCTCGAGAAGATCGAGAAGGTGGAACTGCCCAAGAAGCGCAAGGTAGTGCAGTTCAAGTTCCGCCAGCCGCCGCGGTCGGGCGACAAGGTCGCCGTGCTCCAGGGCGTCACCAAGGCGTACGGCGCGCGTGTCGTCCACGACGGATTGACGATGAACATCCAGCGTGGCGAACGCTGGTGCGTGATGGGCAAGAACGGCGCCGGCAAGTCGACGCTGCTGAAGATGATCGCCGGCGCCCTCGCCCCCGATGCAGGCCAGGTGACCCTCGGGGCGAGCCTGCAGATGGGTTACTTCGCGCAGCAGTCGCTGCAATTGCTGGACGCCGACCTGACCATCGAGGAACAGTTCCAGAAGGATTTCCCGCAGGAGTCGATCGGCGTCCTCCGCAACCTGCTCGGGGCGTTCCAGTTCTCGGGCGACGATGTCGACAAGCCGATTCGCGCCCTGTCAGGCGGCGAGCGGACGCGCCTGGTGATGGCGCGCATGCTTCTGTACCCGCCCAACTTCCTGGTGCTCGACGAGCCCACCAACCACCTCGATCTCGCCACCAAGGAGATGCTCGTCGACGCCCTGCAGGACTTCGAGGGGACGATGATCTTCGTCTCGCACGACCGCATGTTCCTGCGCGGCCTCAGCAACCGCGTCCTCGAACTCGGCGGCGAGACCGGTCGCCAGCGCGAGCCACACCTGTTCCTTGGCTCGTATCCGGAATACGTGCAGCGTACTGGCCACGAAGCACCTGGCGTACACAACTGA
- a CDS encoding 3-keto-disaccharide hydrolase, with amino-acid sequence MRVRFSLLAALCGAALLLAPQSVTRLQAQDGWISLFDGKSLDGWKVGENAATFSVQDGAIVVFGPRAHLYYMGPVENHVFTNFEFKADVMTFPGSNSGMYFHTEYQEGGWPSKGYEVQVNNSHTDPIRTGSLYNIVNVMNVAPAKDNEWFTQQITVQGKKVTIKVNGKTTVEYTEPEGVQRPADMAGRLISKGTFALQGHDPKSRVQYKNIMVRAIK; translated from the coding sequence ATGCGTGTCCGTTTCTCGTTGCTCGCTGCCCTGTGTGGCGCCGCCCTGCTCCTCGCTCCCCAATCGGTCACCCGACTGCAGGCGCAGGACGGCTGGATCTCGCTGTTTGACGGCAAGTCGCTCGACGGTTGGAAGGTCGGCGAGAACGCCGCGACCTTCAGCGTCCAGGATGGCGCCATCGTCGTGTTCGGGCCTCGCGCGCACCTGTACTACATGGGGCCGGTCGAGAACCACGTGTTCACGAACTTCGAGTTCAAGGCCGACGTGATGACGTTCCCCGGCTCCAACTCGGGCATGTACTTCCACACCGAGTACCAGGAGGGCGGCTGGCCGTCGAAGGGCTACGAGGTGCAGGTCAACAACTCGCACACCGATCCGATTCGCACCGGCAGCCTCTACAACATCGTCAACGTCATGAACGTGGCGCCGGCGAAGGACAACGAGTGGTTCACGCAGCAGATCACGGTGCAGGGCAAGAAGGTCACGATCAAGGTCAACGGCAAGACCACGGTCGAGTACACCGAACCCGAGGGCGTCCAGCGTCCCGCTGACATGGCCGGCCGCCTGATCTCGAAGGGCACGTTCGCCCTGCAGGGCCACGACCCGAAGAGCCGTGTGCAGTACAAGAACATCATGGTCAGGGCGATCAAGTAG
- a CDS encoding glycosyl hydrolase, with the protein MRTFRFPYLVALGVATALGWLHAQPAVEPTPLAELAQLFDAPPDDARVMMRWWWFGPQVTADGLDRDLAAMKAAGLGGVEVQPVYPLALDGDDPPTRTRPFLSPAFLDVLTHARATANDLGLRFDITLGSGWPFGGPSVAASDAAGALRIEKVPVASGARTIGLPMIGAGETLLAVYLTAGDARPAGPEAFRPVPVAESARGQLPLAAPAASPHTAWVFIGSRTGMMVKRPAIGGEGFVLDHYDRGALDRYLAAVGTPLLKALAASRPYAVFCDSLEVFGSDWTPRLLDAFQRRYGYDLRAHLPELVAGDDAASRGVRHDWGQLLTERLESEFLGPLAQWAHERDTRLRVQTYGIPPARPSSAGLVDLPEGEGAQWRTVTSVRWASSAAHVFGRPVTSSETWTWLHSPSFAATPLDIKVEADRHFLQGVTQLIGHGWPNTPAGVEWPGARFYAAAVLSDANPWWIVMPDLARYLQRSSAMLRQGTAVNDVALYLPVSDAWSRMQPGNVHLFEMLRDHVGTTLVSSLLDAGFTFDVVDDPRLQTDARIDGRELVIGKARYKAVVVPNAEIVPAQTMDLLVAFARAGGTVVATRRLPSQAPGFGATAEQHAHVAKAAASLFGGSLPGGVLVEQDSDAGARLAARVTPDVRWGNDAAALGFVHRRVGDRDVYFVANTSNRPVAAQATFRSSGSPQRWDPMSGDRMPAWSSASGDSRTVDVALAPYGAVFYVFGSSTAGPTPATRTAVAQVEACEPRAGEVDLAQGWRLAAPGTQSRTLQALTSWHEQPDLRTFSGVATYRLDVDVPQAVLAAPCGAWLDFGEGTPHAEERLTNGMRAWLDAPIRDGARVIVNGQDIGAVWAPPYRIRVGQALRKGANVIEARVGNTALNAWSARPQPDYRLLHLRYGKRFDPQDLDKVVPLPSGLIGRPRLLY; encoded by the coding sequence ATGCGGACGTTCCGATTTCCCTACCTCGTCGCCCTGGGAGTCGCGACGGCGCTCGGCTGGCTGCACGCACAACCTGCTGTCGAGCCGACGCCGCTCGCCGAGCTGGCGCAGTTGTTCGACGCGCCGCCCGACGACGCGCGCGTGATGATGCGTTGGTGGTGGTTCGGGCCACAGGTGACGGCTGACGGACTCGACCGCGATCTGGCCGCAATGAAGGCGGCCGGGCTTGGCGGCGTCGAAGTGCAGCCGGTCTATCCACTGGCCCTCGATGGCGACGATCCGCCGACACGGACTCGCCCGTTCCTCTCGCCGGCATTCCTCGACGTGCTGACACACGCGCGCGCGACAGCGAACGACCTCGGCCTGCGATTCGACATCACGCTCGGGAGCGGTTGGCCCTTCGGCGGTCCCAGCGTGGCTGCGTCCGACGCGGCGGGGGCCCTGCGCATCGAGAAGGTGCCGGTCGCTTCCGGGGCGCGGACCATCGGCCTGCCGATGATCGGCGCCGGTGAGACGCTGCTTGCGGTGTACCTGACGGCTGGTGATGCTCGGCCCGCGGGGCCCGAGGCATTCAGGCCAGTGCCTGTCGCCGAGAGTGCACGCGGGCAACTGCCACTCGCGGCACCAGCGGCGTCGCCGCACACGGCCTGGGTGTTCATTGGCAGCCGTACGGGCATGATGGTCAAGCGGCCCGCCATCGGCGGCGAAGGGTTCGTGCTCGATCACTACGATCGCGGCGCGCTCGATCGCTACCTCGCCGCGGTGGGCACGCCGCTGCTGAAGGCGCTGGCCGCGTCGCGACCGTACGCCGTGTTCTGCGACAGCCTCGAGGTGTTCGGCTCGGATTGGACGCCTCGACTGCTCGATGCGTTCCAGCGCCGGTACGGGTACGACCTGCGAGCGCACCTGCCGGAGTTGGTGGCGGGCGACGATGCAGCGAGCCGAGGAGTGCGCCACGACTGGGGGCAACTGCTGACCGAGCGCCTCGAGTCCGAGTTCCTCGGGCCGCTGGCGCAATGGGCGCACGAACGCGACACGCGCCTCCGTGTGCAGACGTACGGCATTCCGCCTGCGCGTCCGTCCAGCGCCGGGCTGGTCGACCTGCCCGAGGGCGAGGGCGCGCAGTGGCGAACGGTTACCTCGGTGCGCTGGGCGTCGTCGGCTGCCCACGTCTTCGGTCGTCCCGTCACGTCGTCGGAGACCTGGACATGGCTGCACTCGCCGTCGTTCGCGGCGACGCCGCTCGACATCAAGGTGGAGGCCGATCGCCACTTCCTGCAGGGCGTCACGCAGTTGATCGGTCACGGCTGGCCCAACACGCCCGCGGGCGTCGAGTGGCCGGGCGCGCGGTTCTATGCCGCGGCAGTCCTCAGCGACGCGAACCCCTGGTGGATCGTGATGCCCGATCTCGCCCGTTACCTGCAGCGCAGCAGCGCGATGCTGCGACAGGGCACCGCGGTCAACGATGTTGCCCTGTACCTGCCCGTGAGCGACGCATGGTCGCGGATGCAGCCCGGCAACGTCCACCTGTTCGAGATGCTGCGCGATCACGTCGGCACCACGCTCGTCTCGAGCCTTCTCGACGCGGGCTTCACCTTCGACGTCGTCGACGATCCGCGCCTCCAGACCGATGCGCGCATCGATGGTCGCGAACTCGTGATTGGCAAGGCGCGCTACAAGGCGGTCGTCGTGCCGAACGCCGAGATCGTGCCCGCGCAGACGATGGATCTGCTCGTCGCGTTCGCGCGAGCCGGCGGTACGGTGGTGGCGACACGGCGCCTGCCGTCGCAGGCGCCCGGCTTCGGTGCGACCGCCGAGCAGCACGCGCACGTCGCCAAGGCCGCCGCTTCCTTGTTCGGCGGATCGCTTCCGGGTGGAGTGCTGGTCGAGCAGGACTCGGACGCCGGCGCACGGCTTGCGGCCCGCGTCACGCCCGATGTGCGCTGGGGCAACGACGCCGCTGCGCTCGGCTTCGTGCATCGCCGCGTCGGCGATCGCGACGTCTACTTCGTGGCCAATACCTCGAATCGGCCGGTGGCGGCACAGGCGACGTTCCGGTCCAGCGGTTCACCACAGCGATGGGATCCGATGTCGGGCGACAGGATGCCTGCCTGGTCGTCGGCGTCGGGCGACTCGCGTACCGTCGACGTCGCACTGGCGCCGTACGGCGCCGTGTTCTACGTGTTCGGGTCGAGTACGGCCGGGCCCACGCCCGCAACACGCACAGCAGTGGCGCAAGTCGAGGCGTGCGAGCCGCGTGCCGGTGAGGTGGACCTGGCGCAGGGGTGGCGCCTCGCTGCGCCGGGTACGCAATCGCGGACGCTGCAGGCCCTCACGTCGTGGCATGAGCAGCCGGATCTGCGAACGTTCTCTGGTGTCGCGACCTATCGTCTCGACGTCGACGTGCCGCAGGCGGTGCTGGCTGCACCGTGCGGCGCGTGGCTGGATTTCGGTGAGGGAACGCCACATGCGGAAGAACGCCTCACCAACGGCATGCGCGCGTGGCTCGACGCACCCATTCGCGATGGCGCGCGGGTGATCGTCAACGGTCAGGACATCGGCGCCGTGTGGGCGCCGCCGTATCGCATCAGGGTGGGCCAGGCGCTACGCAAAGGCGCCAACGTCATCGAGGCGCGGGTGGGCAACACCGCACTGAACGCGTGGAGCGCGCGCCCGCAACCCGACTATCGCCTGCTGCACTTGCGCTACGGCAAGCGCTTCGACCCGCAGGATCTCGACAAGGTCGTACCGCTGCCATCCGGGCTGATCGGGCGCCCACGCTTGTTGTATTGA
- a CDS encoding BlaI/MecI/CopY family transcriptional regulator, translated as MTMKRPGEQELALLTWLAEHPAITVGEVAEGYGSPRALARSTVLTMMERLRKKGHLSRKRVQGVFRYSTGAGPEDLLKDAVGTFVSRTLGGSVSPFVAYLGDEAEVTPEQLAELEDLVARLQTRARRSS; from the coding sequence ATGACCATGAAGCGCCCTGGCGAGCAGGAACTCGCCCTCCTCACCTGGCTTGCCGAGCATCCCGCCATCACCGTCGGTGAGGTCGCGGAGGGGTACGGCTCCCCGCGCGCGCTGGCACGCTCCACCGTCCTGACGATGATGGAACGGCTGCGCAAGAAGGGCCACCTGTCGCGCAAGCGCGTCCAGGGCGTGTTTCGCTACTCCACGGGCGCTGGACCCGAAGATCTCCTCAAGGATGCCGTCGGCACGTTCGTCTCCCGAACGCTGGGCGGATCGGTCTCGCCGTTTGTGGCCTACCTGGGCGACGAGGCCGAGGTGACGCCTGAGCAACTGGCCGAACTCGAAGATCTCGTGGCACGCCTGCAGACGCGGGCGAGGAGGTCGTCATGA
- a CDS encoding M56 family metallopeptidase: MTLVLLVDTLRTGSLALLLTLLRASVEATIVAGVVWGLCRTVPTLPAAVRVWLWWLVSLKLVVGLMPVPAVPLEWLPPALATWTVSRTEVAPSLHVSRTLPLTTTPRASVLVVPGSREAAPVSIPYASFWPLALVLGWLALSGLQALQLWRALGNARHLRRHAEPAPARVVSRAAQLVRAFALPVMPKVLASRLTAVPLITGTVRPAILLPAASHALLSRTELDLVLGHELAHVRRGDLVWGWVPAIASRLFFFHPLARLAGREYLAAREEACDAEVLQTLDAAPADYGQLLVKLGVATTDDVLAAAGSSPTFEMLKRRLIMLDRSRTPASRWWWTLAGATAVLLPLTLAAQPVPPVPPVPPVPPVPTVAHAAHVAPVPPAPPAPPAAPADANVSVNATDDAPPAPPAPPVPPAPPATAALPAPPAPPAPPEQEKAARSRHNDTPWVLLGPDDHNVMSGSSQDRAAAERHRRSSSDTVLWFRYQGVEYVSYDPATIQAVRDAFAPVNAIGDQMGRVGGRMGDEGGKQGALGSRQGELGSKQAELGAIMAKVAAEHAARDREVAAMQAKIQAEQQAGHQAKTDAERQAAQQSKEQARIEREQLRNEQRQQMAKVEAEMKALSDQQRALGEEMRTLGKGMDVYGAEMKQLGGKMEEAVAAAQAQVATLFDSAVASGKATRAK; the protein is encoded by the coding sequence ATGACGCTCGTGTTGCTTGTCGACACGCTTCGCACCGGAAGTCTCGCGCTGCTGCTCACGCTCTTGCGCGCCTCGGTCGAAGCCACGATCGTGGCGGGCGTCGTGTGGGGTCTGTGCCGCACGGTCCCGACGCTCCCTGCCGCAGTGCGAGTGTGGCTGTGGTGGCTGGTCTCGTTGAAGCTTGTCGTCGGCCTGATGCCGGTGCCGGCCGTGCCGCTGGAGTGGCTTCCGCCGGCGCTGGCGACGTGGACCGTATCCCGTACGGAGGTCGCGCCGTCACTCCATGTGTCTCGTACGTTGCCGCTGACCACTACGCCACGGGCATCGGTGCTGGTCGTGCCGGGCAGCCGTGAGGCGGCGCCTGTGAGCATTCCGTACGCGTCCTTCTGGCCGCTGGCGTTGGTGCTCGGCTGGCTGGCATTGTCCGGGCTGCAGGCGCTGCAGTTGTGGCGGGCCCTCGGCAACGCCCGACACCTGCGACGGCACGCCGAACCGGCACCCGCCCGCGTCGTGTCGCGGGCTGCACAACTGGTGCGCGCCTTCGCGCTCCCGGTGATGCCGAAGGTTCTTGCCTCCCGACTCACCGCCGTGCCGCTCATCACCGGTACGGTCCGACCCGCGATTCTCCTGCCGGCAGCCAGCCATGCGCTGCTGTCGCGGACCGAACTCGACCTGGTCCTCGGCCACGAGTTGGCACACGTCCGACGCGGTGATCTCGTGTGGGGCTGGGTTCCGGCGATCGCGTCCCGGCTCTTCTTCTTCCATCCCCTGGCGCGCCTGGCGGGACGCGAGTACCTGGCCGCACGCGAGGAGGCTTGCGATGCCGAGGTCCTGCAGACCCTCGACGCCGCTCCGGCCGACTACGGCCAATTACTCGTGAAACTTGGTGTGGCCACGACAGACGACGTGCTTGCGGCCGCAGGCTCGTCTCCCACGTTCGAAATGTTGAAGAGGAGACTGATCATGCTCGACCGTTCACGCACGCCAGCATCGCGCTGGTGGTGGACGCTGGCCGGCGCGACGGCAGTGCTGCTGCCGCTCACGCTCGCCGCCCAGCCGGTTCCCCCCGTGCCCCCGGTGCCGCCGGTTCCCCCGGTGCCGACCGTTGCTCATGCGGCACACGTCGCCCCTGTTCCGCCGGCGCCGCCCGCGCCTCCGGCTGCGCCCGCCGACGCCAACGTAAGCGTCAACGCCACCGACGACGCGCCGCCAGCGCCGCCAGCACCGCCAGTACCTCCGGCGCCTCCCGCGACCGCGGCCCTGCCGGCACCTCCTGCCCCCCCGGCGCCGCCCGAACAGGAGAAGGCCGCTCGGTCCCGACACAACGACACCCCGTGGGTACTGCTCGGACCGGACGACCACAACGTGATGTCAGGGTCGAGCCAGGACCGGGCCGCCGCCGAACGGCACCGCCGTTCGAGCAGCGATACCGTGCTGTGGTTCAGGTACCAGGGCGTGGAGTACGTGTCCTACGACCCTGCGACGATCCAGGCGGTTCGCGATGCGTTTGCGCCCGTGAATGCCATCGGCGATCAGATGGGCCGCGTGGGGGGCCGCATGGGCGACGAGGGTGGCAAGCAGGGCGCCCTCGGTTCGCGACAGGGCGAACTCGGCAGCAAGCAGGCCGAGCTTGGCGCGATCATGGCCAAGGTGGCTGCTGAGCACGCAGCACGCGACCGGGAAGTCGCCGCGATGCAGGCGAAGATCCAGGCTGAGCAGCAGGCGGGGCATCAGGCCAAAACGGACGCGGAGCGCCAGGCAGCCCAGCAGAGTAAGGAACAGGCACGCATCGAGCGCGAGCAGCTCCGCAACGAGCAGCGGCAGCAAATGGCCAAGGTCGAGGCCGAGATGAAGGCGCTCTCCGATCAGCAGCGCGCGCTTGGCGAGGAGATGCGAACGCTCGGGAAGGGCATGGACGTCTACGGCGCCGAGATGAAGCAGCTCGGCGGCAAAATGGAGGAAGCCGTCGCCGCAGCACAGGCGCAGGTGGCCACCCTGTTCGACAGCGCGGTCGCGTCCGGCAAGGCCACACGCGCCAAGTGA
- a CDS encoding lmo0937 family membrane protein produces the protein MLQTLVIILVLLWLLGMVSSYTLGGFLHILLVVALILVVVRLATGRSVV, from the coding sequence ATGCTCCAGACGCTGGTGATCATCCTCGTGCTCTTGTGGTTGCTGGGCATGGTCAGTTCGTACACGCTCGGCGGCTTCCTGCACATCCTGCTCGTGGTCGCGCTGATCCTGGTGGTCGTGCGCCTTGCCACAGGCAGGTCCGTCGTCTAA
- a CDS encoding BON domain-containing protein translates to MRTTITLAAGFVLASVLVGCGKSEAERKADEARKHADAAAKQIEAATRKMGAQVQGAAAEMSKSANQMADAAKKEGGQAAVSAMQAGAEAAAAAATATQAAAAAMSSAATTAAVKTALITTAGLDASGINVDTSPDGKTVILKGTVKTAAEKASAEKTTHAVIPTLTVKNELVVK, encoded by the coding sequence ATGCGCACGACGATCACACTGGCCGCCGGCTTCGTGCTGGCGAGCGTCTTGGTTGGTTGTGGTAAGTCCGAGGCCGAACGCAAGGCCGACGAGGCTCGGAAGCACGCCGACGCCGCAGCCAAGCAGATCGAGGCCGCGACCAGGAAAATGGGCGCGCAGGTGCAGGGCGCCGCGGCGGAAATGAGCAAGTCGGCCAACCAGATGGCCGACGCGGCCAAGAAGGAAGGCGGGCAAGCCGCCGTGTCGGCGATGCAGGCGGGTGCCGAAGCCGCCGCTGCCGCCGCGACAGCCACGCAGGCGGCTGCCGCCGCCATGTCCAGCGCGGCGACCACAGCGGCCGTGAAGACCGCGCTGATCACGACGGCCGGCCTCGACGCCTCCGGGATCAACGTGGACACGTCACCCGACGGCAAGACGGTGATCCTGAAGGGAACCGTCAAGACCGCCGCCGAGAAGGCTTCCGCCGAGAAGACCACTCACGCCGTCATCCCCACCCTGACGGTGAAGAACGAACTCGTTGTGAAATAG
- a CDS encoding radical SAM protein — protein MEGIFPAWGRILQGYRPNLSIEITRECPLRCPGCYAYGDDHLGGDVTLRQMADLKGEALVSGVLEAVRIHKPLHLSIIGGEPLVRFRELDQLLPQLSAMGKYVQVVTSAVRPIPEAWARIARLQMVVSIDGLPAEHNVRRAPATYDRILKHIAGHQITVHCTITRQLVHRDGYLEEFLQFWSNNPDTRQIWFSLYTPQIGEESEERLRPEDRARVVNTILELRTRYPKLRMPKGMVEVYLKPPTSPDECTFAKTTLCVSSDLERRITPCQFGGNPDCQQCGCIASAGLDAIARHHLPGGLRVGAIFEASFGVGKAVARLSGRADRPVGAKGVSAASATAADA, from the coding sequence ATGGAAGGGATTTTCCCGGCGTGGGGACGTATCCTGCAGGGGTATCGTCCGAACCTGTCGATCGAGATCACCCGCGAGTGCCCGCTGCGTTGCCCCGGTTGTTATGCCTACGGCGACGACCATCTCGGCGGCGACGTGACACTCCGGCAGATGGCCGACCTGAAGGGCGAGGCCCTGGTCAGCGGGGTGCTCGAGGCCGTCCGCATCCACAAGCCGCTGCACCTGTCGATCATCGGCGGTGAGCCGCTGGTCCGGTTCCGCGAGCTCGATCAACTCTTGCCGCAACTCTCGGCGATGGGCAAGTACGTGCAGGTGGTGACCAGCGCCGTCCGGCCGATCCCCGAGGCCTGGGCCCGGATTGCGCGCCTGCAGATGGTCGTCTCCATCGACGGCCTGCCCGCCGAGCACAACGTGCGGCGTGCGCCCGCCACCTACGACCGGATCCTCAAGCACATCGCGGGGCACCAGATCACGGTGCACTGCACCATCACGCGGCAACTCGTGCACCGCGACGGCTATCTCGAGGAATTCCTGCAGTTCTGGTCGAACAACCCCGACACGCGGCAGATCTGGTTCAGCCTGTACACGCCGCAAATCGGGGAGGAATCCGAGGAGCGCCTGCGGCCGGAGGATCGCGCCCGCGTGGTGAACACGATCCTCGAACTGCGCACGCGCTACCCGAAGCTCCGGATGCCGAAGGGGATGGTGGAGGTGTACCTGAAGCCGCCCACGTCTCCCGACGAATGCACGTTTGCCAAGACGACGCTCTGCGTCTCGTCGGATCTGGAGCGGCGGATTACGCCGTGCCAGTTCGGCGGCAACCCCGACTGCCAGCAGTGCGGCTGCATCGCGTCGGCAGGACTCGACGCGATTGCACGGCACCACCTGCCGGGCGGTCTGCGGGTCGGCGCCATCTTCGAAGCGTCGTTTGGCGTGGGCAAGGCAGTGGCACGCCTGTCGGGACGAGCGGATCGGCCGGTGGGCGCGAAAGGCGTGTCCGCAGCGTCAGCAACCGCGGCCGACGCGTAG
- a CDS encoding DUF2752 domain-containing protein yields MRGRWTGRTAAAATVVLGTSLLWLLYAVDPTRRMITPPCPYLTLTGLACPGCGLTRATHFLLHGDVARAFSYNPWAFVMGPALLLFVLLPSMTDATGTLRVRTGISWMLLLLTLAFWIWRNTPSYPFIRV; encoded by the coding sequence ATGCGTGGGCGCTGGACAGGCCGGACGGCGGCAGCGGCGACGGTCGTCCTCGGCACGTCGCTGCTCTGGCTGCTGTATGCGGTCGACCCGACACGGCGGATGATCACGCCGCCGTGTCCCTATCTCACCCTGACCGGCCTGGCCTGCCCGGGCTGTGGCCTCACCCGTGCGACGCATTTCCTGCTGCACGGCGACGTCGCTCGCGCGTTCTCCTACAACCCGTGGGCGTTCGTCATGGGACCTGCCCTCCTGCTGTTCGTGTTGCTGCCGTCGATGACCGACGCCACGGGCACCCTCCGCGTCCGCACCGGCATCTCATGGATGCTGCTGCTGCTGACGCTGGCGTTCTGGATCTGGCGCAACACACCCAGCTATCCGTTCATTCGTGTGTAG
- the msrA gene encoding peptide-methionine (S)-S-oxide reductase MsrA yields the protein MWFKDPRSLRVPSVAEALPGRETTMPVPARHHVLPAPLIGPFPEGSSYGLFGMGCFWGAERKFWQLPGVISTAVGYAGGHTPNPTYEETCSGLTGHTEVVRVVFDPARVPYAVLLKTFWENHDPTQGMRQGNDVGTQYRSLLGWYDEAQHSAAAASREVYQEALERAGVGPITTEIVPAPTFYFAEAYHQQYLHTHPNGYCGLGGTNVSCPIGVGA from the coding sequence ATGTGGTTCAAGGACCCCCGCTCCCTGCGCGTCCCCTCCGTCGCTGAAGCCCTGCCTGGCCGCGAGACGACCATGCCGGTGCCTGCCCGGCACCATGTGCTGCCGGCACCGCTCATTGGGCCTTTCCCGGAGGGCAGCTCCTACGGGCTGTTCGGGATGGGGTGTTTCTGGGGAGCCGAGCGGAAGTTCTGGCAGTTACCGGGGGTCATTTCCACGGCGGTCGGCTATGCCGGCGGCCATACGCCGAATCCGACCTATGAAGAGACCTGCTCCGGACTGACAGGTCACACCGAGGTCGTGCGCGTGGTGTTCGACCCGGCCCGGGTGCCCTATGCGGTCCTGCTGAAAACGTTCTGGGAGAACCACGACCCGACGCAGGGCATGCGCCAGGGCAACGATGTCGGCACGCAATACCGGTCGTTGCTCGGCTGGTACGACGAGGCGCAGCATTCTGCCGCCGCCGCCTCGCGCGAGGTCTACCAGGAGGCCCTCGAGCGCGCGGGTGTTGGTCCGATCACTACCGAGATCGTCCCGGCGCCGACATTCTATTTCGCCGAGGCGTACCACCAGCAGTACCTGCACACGCACCCGAACGGCTACTGCGGCCTTGGCGGCACCAACGTCAGTTGCCCAATCGGCGTCGGCGCCTAG